The proteins below come from a single Acidobacteriota bacterium genomic window:
- a CDS encoding cytochrome c yields the protein MRREISMLALILGVLALALPGSAAAAEDEVPTFTKDIAPIFQAKCQACHRPGYIAPMSLVTYEESRPWARSIKTRVETRQMPPWHIDKSVGIQAFENDRSLTDDEIDTIARWVDGGAPRGNPEDMPPPVEFVDDDVWNFAGLFGGPPDLVIYSEPYTVPAVAQDRWWKPEVPTGLTEDRWIRAIEIRPSSVDGRRITHHALARLQQEEDPDSLGAASDVGPGLLMEWAVGKQGEIMRPNSGKLIKAGSSILWDIHYHAVGEEITDTVELGLYLYPKGEEPKHRQVLSAFSTIEGGSDHLSIPPNAITTTERFHVLKQNGRVENYQPHMHLRGKGMQMTAILPDGTTEVLSRVSDFNFNWHLNYVYADHAAPLLPKGTVLHLKSWYDNTSGNRANPDPNQWVGYGDRTVDEMGHAWVNVTYLDDEDFEAALAEREALTNNDN from the coding sequence ATGAGACGCGAGATCAGCATGCTGGCCTTGATTCTGGGCGTTCTGGCGCTGGCCCTTCCGGGCTCGGCGGCCGCTGCCGAGGACGAGGTTCCCACCTTTACCAAGGACATCGCGCCGATCTTCCAGGCGAAATGCCAGGCGTGCCACCGGCCGGGCTACATCGCACCGATGTCGCTCGTCACCTACGAGGAATCGCGGCCGTGGGCCCGCTCGATCAAGACTCGCGTGGAGACCCGGCAGATGCCGCCGTGGCACATCGACAAGTCGGTCGGGATTCAGGCGTTCGAGAACGACCGCTCGCTGACCGACGATGAGATCGACACCATTGCCCGCTGGGTGGACGGTGGCGCGCCGCGCGGCAATCCGGAGGACATGCCGCCGCCGGTCGAGTTCGTCGATGACGACGTCTGGAACTTCGCCGGCCTGTTCGGCGGACCGCCCGACCTGGTCATCTACTCCGAGCCCTACACGGTGCCGGCGGTGGCGCAGGATCGCTGGTGGAAGCCGGAAGTGCCGACCGGTCTGACCGAGGATCGCTGGATCCGCGCCATCGAGATCCGCCCGTCGAGCGTCGACGGCCGCCGCATCACGCACCACGCGCTGGCGCGGCTGCAGCAGGAGGAGGATCCAGATTCGCTCGGCGCCGCGTCCGATGTCGGTCCCGGCCTCCTGATGGAGTGGGCGGTCGGCAAGCAGGGCGAGATCATGCGGCCGAACAGCGGCAAGCTGATCAAGGCCGGATCGAGCATCCTCTGGGACATTCACTATCACGCGGTCGGCGAGGAGATCACCGACACCGTGGAGCTGGGTCTCTACCTCTATCCGAAGGGCGAGGAGCCGAAGCACCGGCAGGTCCTGTCGGCGTTCAGCACCATCGAGGGCGGCAGCGATCACCTGTCGATTCCGCCCAACGCGATCACGACTACCGAACGGTTCCACGTGCTGAAGCAGAACGGCCGCGTGGAGAACTACCAGCCGCACATGCATCTGCGCGGCAAGGGCATGCAGATGACGGCCATTCTGCCGGACGGCACGACGGAAGTGCTGAGCCGCGTCAGCGACTTCAACTTCAACTGGCACCTCAACTACGTGTACGCGGACCACGCGGCGCCGCTGCTCCCGAAGGGGACCGTGCTGCACCTGAAGTCGTGGTACGACAACACGTCGGGGAACCGCGCCAACCCCGATCCGAACCAGTGGGTCGGCTACGGCGACCGGACGGTGGACGAAATGGGCCACGCCTGGGTCAACGTCACCTACCTGGATGACGAAGACTTCGAAGCGGCCCTGGCCGAGCGCGAGGCGCTCACGAACAACGACAACTAG
- a CDS encoding PQQ-binding-like beta-propeller repeat protein: MSGLALCTPAFVTAQEAEWNRFRGPDGTGVVADNPNLPERWSRTENVAWRTEVPGLGWSSPVVAGGAVFVTTVVSDGDVEAPESGWYRNGERDTPQDVHHWRVLALDLETGAARWEVELHTGVPRSSHHLKNTFASETPVTDGERLYVLFGNVGLYALDVDDGALLWSRELEPARTRNGWGTAASPVLHAGRIYLVVDTDDQSYVTALSAETGAEVWRTDRDEGTNWATPFVWENSDRTELVTVGTDRIRSYDLEGNPLWELAGMSSIVIPTPVAAHGLLYLESGYIGDFFRPVYAIRPGASGDISLAEGETSNAFVAWSLEQGGSYHPSPLIYGDYYYTLLDRGLMTCHDARTGAEVYGRQRVDVGQAFTASPWAYNGRIFALSEQGTTYVIEAGPEFRVLAENPLDEFTMATPAILDDSLIVRTAEAVYRIAE, encoded by the coding sequence ATGTCGGGGCTCGCGCTGTGCACGCCGGCATTCGTGACGGCCCAGGAAGCGGAATGGAATCGGTTCCGCGGACCGGACGGGACCGGCGTGGTGGCCGACAACCCGAACCTGCCGGAGCGGTGGAGCCGGACCGAGAATGTCGCATGGCGGACCGAGGTTCCGGGGCTGGGATGGAGCTCGCCGGTGGTTGCGGGCGGCGCCGTCTTCGTCACCACGGTGGTGAGCGACGGCGACGTGGAAGCGCCGGAGAGCGGGTGGTACCGCAACGGGGAGCGCGATACGCCGCAAGATGTCCACCATTGGCGCGTCCTCGCGCTTGATCTGGAGACCGGGGCGGCCCGCTGGGAGGTGGAGCTGCACACCGGGGTTCCCCGGTCCTCCCACCACCTGAAGAACACGTTCGCTTCCGAGACGCCGGTCACGGACGGCGAGCGGCTCTACGTGCTCTTCGGCAACGTCGGCCTGTATGCGCTCGACGTCGATGACGGCGCGCTCCTCTGGTCGCGCGAGCTGGAGCCGGCGCGGACCCGCAACGGGTGGGGCACGGCGGCATCCCCCGTGCTGCACGCCGGGCGGATTTACCTGGTGGTCGACACTGACGACCAGTCGTACGTCACGGCGCTCAGCGCCGAGACCGGCGCGGAGGTGTGGCGCACGGACCGTGACGAGGGAACCAACTGGGCCACGCCGTTCGTGTGGGAAAACTCCGACCGGACCGAGCTCGTTACGGTGGGGACGGACCGCATCCGATCCTACGACCTGGAAGGCAACCCGCTTTGGGAGCTGGCGGGGATGTCGAGCATCGTCATTCCCACGCCGGTCGCCGCACACGGCCTGCTCTACCTGGAGTCGGGTTACATCGGCGACTTCTTCCGGCCCGTCTACGCCATCCGGCCGGGCGCTTCGGGCGACATCTCGCTCGCGGAGGGCGAGACCTCGAACGCATTCGTCGCCTGGTCGCTGGAGCAGGGGGGCAGCTACCATCCCTCACCGCTCATCTATGGCGATTACTACTACACGCTGCTCGACCGGGGCCTGATGACGTGCCATGACGCGCGGACCGGCGCGGAGGTGTACGGCCGGCAGCGGGTCGACGTCGGCCAGGCGTTCACCGCGTCGCCCTGGGCGTACAACGGTCGAATTTTCGCGTTGAGCGAGCAGGGGACGACGTACGTCATCGAAGCGGGCCCCGAGTTCCGGGTGCTGGCGGAGAATCCGCTCGACGAGTTCACGATGGCGACGCCAGCCATCCTGGACGACAGCCTGATCGTCCGCACCGCCGAGGCGGTCTACCGGATCGCGGAGTAG
- a CDS encoding TonB-dependent receptor, with translation MGGARFNATAGIAQQSITSVRIFIMHRRTESHARRFMVPPDRAWLAASACIVLWLAGGVTDAAAQGAQATLAGVVTDAQGGAIPGVTVTAESPALASPTTAVTDAAGQYSLTVPAGAYAITFGANGFDPERRAGVMLTAGVTRNLDVTLQLAALAEQVDVVGVTPLAGVGLERDRVAGSVSVVETDEVLARGAASFADMLHERLGSVTLEGTTTNLFQPTLRFRGFTASPLLGLPQGIAVYQNGVRINEPFGDTVQFDLMPQFAIDQVELSAGANPTFGLNALGGALALRLKNGFDNPGFRGEFSGGSFGRTTTTAEYGANNGRWAFYGGASRFEETGWRVASPSDVTQLFADIGYRSERANGGINVTYADTSLTGNAAAPVELLDVDRNAVFTYPDVTDNRLGFVQARTNLTLSPVWSMQVTGYYRDLDRRTLNGDEAEFEACDDDLLPPGAPAGTLCFGEDDDDDDDNGHDDDGHDDDDDHDHGDDDGDDDGHDDDDDHDDDHDHDDDDHDDDHDDDDEFFAIPLIDQATSRFITALDVAGDGAINRTFTRTRGYGTSFQATARTTVGGTDNVFVAGLSADLADTDFSTSSETGSLTPDRGVTGSGLFASLHGLGGDDIFNTGLESTNNLVGLYVSNTLSPTDRVHLTVSGRYNRAQIDIVDLLGSSLDGSHTFDRFNPAAGVVIDTGDGTSLFARYSESSRAPTAAELSCADPAEPCRVPNAFVADPPLDQIVARSFEAGVRGRWGSGEWSLTSYRTLIDDDILFIASPELIGTGYFQNAGNTARLGFDIELSGRVERTSWYASVGVVDATFESPLLLPGDEEVNDAADDDGLPVEPGDRLPGIPRYSLKAGIRQAVTDDWDVALETVTASSRYFAGDEGNDQVTLDGYGIVTFLSAYRIGAGVELFGRVENLFGALYSTAGILAELEVHLREVPNASDPRFVAPGPPRSAFGGIRVRF, from the coding sequence ATGGGCGGGGCACGTTTCAACGCAACGGCCGGCATCGCGCAGCAGTCTATTACGTCAGTTAGGATTTTCATCATGCACAGACGAACTGAATCCCACGCTCGCCGGTTCATGGTACCGCCGGATCGCGCATGGCTCGCGGCTTCCGCGTGCATCGTGCTTTGGCTTGCCGGAGGCGTCACCGACGCTGCCGCGCAAGGCGCCCAGGCCACCCTTGCCGGCGTGGTGACCGACGCGCAGGGAGGTGCGATCCCCGGCGTGACGGTGACTGCGGAGTCGCCGGCGCTGGCATCCCCCACCACCGCGGTGACCGACGCCGCCGGTCAATACAGTCTCACGGTGCCGGCCGGCGCCTACGCGATCACTTTCGGCGCGAACGGCTTTGATCCCGAACGGCGTGCCGGCGTGATGCTAACCGCCGGCGTTACACGCAACCTCGACGTGACGCTGCAGTTGGCGGCGCTCGCGGAGCAGGTGGACGTGGTTGGCGTCACGCCTCTCGCCGGCGTCGGGCTCGAACGTGACCGGGTGGCCGGAAGCGTGTCGGTGGTGGAGACGGACGAGGTGCTTGCCCGCGGCGCCGCGTCGTTCGCGGACATGCTCCACGAACGGCTCGGATCGGTAACGCTGGAGGGCACGACGACCAACCTGTTCCAGCCGACGCTCCGCTTCCGCGGCTTCACCGCGTCGCCCCTGCTCGGCCTGCCCCAGGGCATCGCCGTCTACCAGAACGGCGTCCGGATCAATGAGCCGTTCGGCGACACGGTGCAGTTCGACCTGATGCCGCAATTCGCCATCGATCAGGTGGAGTTGAGCGCCGGCGCCAACCCGACGTTCGGACTCAACGCACTCGGCGGCGCGCTCGCGCTGCGGCTCAAGAACGGGTTCGACAACCCGGGCTTCCGGGGAGAGTTCTCCGGCGGATCGTTCGGCCGCACCACCACGACCGCGGAGTACGGCGCGAACAACGGCCGCTGGGCCTTCTATGGCGGCGCCAGCCGCTTCGAGGAGACCGGCTGGCGGGTTGCGTCGCCGTCGGACGTGACGCAACTCTTCGCGGACATCGGCTACCGCAGCGAGCGGGCGAACGGCGGCATCAACGTCACCTACGCCGACACCAGCCTGACCGGCAACGCGGCCGCGCCGGTGGAACTTCTCGACGTAGACCGCAACGCCGTCTTCACGTATCCCGACGTCACCGACAACCGGCTCGGCTTCGTGCAGGCGCGCACGAATCTCACCCTCTCGCCCGTCTGGTCGATGCAGGTGACCGGCTACTACCGCGACCTCGACCGCCGAACCCTGAACGGCGACGAGGCGGAGTTCGAAGCGTGTGACGACGACCTCCTGCCTCCGGGCGCGCCCGCGGGAACGCTCTGCTTCGGCGAAGACGACGACGATGATGACGACAACGGCCACGATGACGATGGTCACGACGACGACGACGACCACGATCATGGGGACGACGACGGCGACGATGACGGCCACGATGACGACGACGACCATGACGACGACCACGACCACGATGACGACGACCATGATGATGACCACGACGATGATGACGAGTTCTTCGCCATCCCGCTCATCGATCAGGCAACGAGCCGCTTCATCACCGCGCTCGACGTAGCCGGAGACGGCGCGATCAACCGCACCTTCACGCGGACCCGGGGTTACGGCACGAGCTTCCAGGCGACCGCCCGGACGACGGTAGGCGGCACCGACAACGTCTTCGTGGCCGGCCTTTCCGCCGACCTGGCCGACACCGACTTCTCCACGAGCAGCGAGACAGGCTCGCTGACGCCTGACCGGGGCGTCACCGGCTCCGGCCTCTTCGCCAGCCTGCACGGACTGGGAGGCGACGACATCTTCAACACCGGACTCGAAAGCACGAATAATCTGGTCGGCCTGTATGTAAGCAACACGCTCTCGCCGACCGACCGGGTCCACCTGACGGTCTCGGGCCGCTACAACCGGGCACAGATCGACATCGTGGATCTCCTGGGCAGCTCGCTGGACGGCTCCCACACCTTCGACCGGTTCAATCCAGCCGCCGGCGTCGTGATCGACACGGGCGATGGAACCTCCCTCTTTGCGCGATACTCCGAATCGAGCCGCGCCCCGACGGCGGCCGAGTTGAGCTGCGCCGACCCGGCCGAACCCTGTCGCGTACCAAACGCGTTCGTCGCCGATCCACCGCTCGATCAGATCGTCGCGCGCTCGTTCGAAGCGGGAGTGCGGGGCCGTTGGGGAAGCGGTGAATGGTCCCTCACCTCCTACCGCACCCTCATCGACGACGATATCCTCTTCATCGCATCACCCGAGCTGATCGGGACCGGCTATTTCCAGAACGCCGGCAACACGGCGCGGCTCGGATTCGACATCGAGTTGAGCGGCCGGGTGGAGCGGACCTCCTGGTACGCCAGCGTCGGCGTGGTGGATGCGACCTTCGAGTCCCCGCTACTGCTGCCGGGTGACGAGGAAGTGAACGACGCCGCTGACGACGATGGCCTGCCGGTGGAGCCGGGCGACCGGCTCCCGGGCATCCCGCGCTACAGCCTGAAGGCGGGCATCCGTCAGGCGGTGACGGACGATTGGGATGTCGCGCTGGAAACCGTGACGGCATCGAGCCGCTACTTCGCCGGCGACGAGGGTAACGACCAGGTGACGCTCGACGGCTACGGGATCGTCACGTTCCTTTCCGCCTACCGGATCGGCGCGGGCGTAGAGCTGTTCGGCCGAGTCGAGAACCTGTTCGGCGCTCTCTACTCCACGGCAGGAATACTCGCCGAGCTCGAGGTGCACCTGCGCGAGGTGCCGAACGCGAGCGATCCGCGGTTCGTCGCACCCGGCCCGCCGCGCAGCGCGTTCGGAGGAATCCGCGTCCGGTTCTGA
- a CDS encoding BON domain-containing protein — protein sequence MAGAGRDRAGTHTRGHRAARCGGPVPAPAGRTRHGGRMACRGQRTVSRRAGRHLHCGGRPEPRIDTAVHGDGRAGARRRHEGPHAADAAAQPERAAARCDAAGSGRPRPRDLHRRVVSEGLPRFGPARCPWRDRRPDPGAQPRVGPAAPGPVRQTAGCAIRHRPRDRHPVWSPVRRVDRREVHPLKSRRNGTMRTAAGTVSAGVLPALLALAIVFTANAEAAQAAVEREVAEAVRDDADVDDLVVTVAGAEATLAGRAENLWEKTRAIEAALDHDAIETVASELTVPEVEDDDEVAAQVARAIRRYVHMTVWDYIGGRVNAGVVTLVGSVSPERDKIGDLFERIAKIRGVQEIDMQVARQSSTRRDNELRSVIAFRALRHPTLSHYTQLAAVPPFRILVDNGVVTLVGVVRSDVESRLIESIARQAFETREVVNLLQVG from the coding sequence ATGGCTGGTGCAGGGCGAGATCGAGCCGGTACCCATACGCGAGGGCATCGAGCGGCTCGGTGTGGGGGGCCGGTCCCTGCGCCTGCTGGACGGACTCGTCATGGCGGGCGAATGGCTTGCCGAGGACAGCGGACCGTTTCGCGGCGTGCTGGTCGTCATCTCCACTGCGGGGGTCGACCGGAGCCGCGCATCGACACAGCGGTTCACGGAGATGGTCGAGCAGGCGCGCGACGCCGGCATGAGGGCCCACACGCTGCTGATGCAGCCGCTCAACCCGAACGTGCTGCGGCGCGGTGTGACGCTGCCGGAAGCGGTCGGCCGCGACCTCGAGACCTACACCGAAGGGTCGTATCGGAGGGCCTCCCTCGGTTCGGACCTGCGCGATGCCCTTGGCGGGATCGCCGACCGGATCCTGGAGCGCAACCGCGAGTTGGCCCGGCAGCACCTGGTCCGGTACGACAGACCGCCGGATGCGCCATCCGGCACCGTCCACGTGACCGTCACCCGGTTTGGAGTCCGGTACGTCGTGTCGACCGACGGGAAGTCCACCCACTGAAATCCCGGAGGAACGGGACCATGAGAACGGCGGCGGGAACCGTCTCGGCCGGCGTCCTGCCAGCCCTCCTGGCGCTGGCGATCGTGTTCACGGCGAATGCGGAGGCCGCGCAGGCCGCCGTCGAACGCGAGGTGGCGGAGGCGGTGCGCGACGACGCCGACGTGGACGATCTCGTTGTGACCGTTGCGGGGGCGGAAGCGACGCTCGCCGGCCGGGCGGAGAACCTGTGGGAGAAGACGCGGGCGATAGAGGCGGCGCTCGACCACGACGCCATCGAGACGGTGGCCAGCGAGCTGACGGTTCCCGAGGTCGAGGACGACGACGAGGTGGCGGCGCAGGTAGCGCGCGCGATCCGTCGCTACGTCCACATGACGGTCTGGGACTACATCGGCGGCCGCGTGAATGCGGGTGTGGTGACGCTGGTCGGCAGCGTCTCGCCCGAGCGCGACAAGATCGGCGACCTGTTCGAACGGATCGCCAAGATCCGCGGCGTGCAGGAGATCGACATGCAGGTCGCCAGACAGTCCTCCACGCGCCGCGACAACGAGCTCCGGTCGGTCATCGCCTTTCGGGCGCTTCGTCACCCGACCCTGTCGCACTACACGCAGTTGGCGGCCGTCCCGCCCTTTCGCATCCTCGTGGACAATGGCGTGGTGACGCTGGTCGGTGTCGTCCGGAGCGACGTGGAGAGCCGGCTCATCGAGTCGATCGCCCGCCAGGCGTTCGAAACCCGGGAGGTCGTCAACCTCCTACAGGTGGGCTGA
- a CDS encoding tetratricopeptide repeat protein produces MGKRSRRRAGGVDKTPGRPAPVRPPSPGPVGPQTVGSGTLAAIFATALAIRLIHVWQLGASPFADLLMGDSAGYDRWARDIAGGNWLGSDIFYQAPLYPYLLGIVYSLFGPDITMVRICQAALGAGSCVLLAAAAGRFFNRRVGVATGLVLAFYAPAIFVDATVQKSVVDLFLLSGALWLVSRTLDGQTPGRIWIGIGLWLGALCLTRENALVLIAALVPWLWLQRSERSDWIRSAALIAAGVAAMLAPVAARNAYVGGEWHLTTSQLGPNLYIGNNAESDGTYRALRYGRGDPLFERDDATELAEAALGRSLTPGEVSGYWVGRVVDDVTAAPGRWIRLLGRKAALTVNAVEVIDTESQYAHAEYSTSLAALGWLTHFGVLIPLAALGMAVTWPARRRLLPLYLMAVFYAASVVAFYVFARYRFPLAPFAILFAVAGVDQVIQVARGRTTMPRAPLVAAAVLVTAVAANWPLLATASMRATSYNNLATAYRERGDLATAIDLYRRALSLDPAYAQAHSNLGSALAASGDPGSAISHYEEALAGDAGRGDFRFNFGNALLALGRYTEAEEQFRQALASWPEDAEALNNLGMALGSMGRMTEAADAFRESVRLDPAGALAHRNLAVALEELGDAAGARHHLAEAERLEGAGAGTPQPR; encoded by the coding sequence ATGGGCAAAAGGAGCCGCCGCCGGGCCGGGGGAGTCGATAAAACGCCCGGCCGGCCGGCACCGGTTCGGCCGCCGTCGCCAGGCCCGGTCGGGCCGCAAACGGTAGGCTCCGGCACGCTCGCCGCCATCTTTGCCACTGCGCTCGCCATCCGCCTGATCCATGTATGGCAGCTCGGTGCGTCACCTTTCGCGGACCTTCTGATGGGCGATTCAGCGGGCTACGACCGGTGGGCGCGCGACATCGCCGGAGGGAACTGGCTCGGCTCGGACATCTTCTATCAGGCGCCGCTCTACCCGTACCTGCTCGGGATCGTTTACTCGCTGTTCGGTCCCGACATAACGATGGTCCGGATCTGCCAGGCAGCGCTCGGCGCCGGCTCGTGCGTCCTGCTGGCGGCCGCCGCCGGACGGTTCTTCAACCGGCGCGTCGGCGTCGCCACGGGCTTGGTGCTCGCGTTCTACGCGCCGGCCATCTTCGTCGACGCGACCGTTCAGAAGTCAGTGGTCGACCTCTTCCTGCTCTCCGGCGCGCTCTGGCTCGTCAGCCGGACGCTGGACGGGCAAACGCCCGGACGGATCTGGATCGGGATCGGTCTCTGGCTCGGAGCGCTCTGCCTGACCCGGGAGAACGCGCTGGTCTTGATCGCGGCGCTCGTCCCGTGGCTATGGCTGCAAAGGAGCGAGCGGAGTGACTGGATCCGCTCCGCGGCGCTGATCGCCGCGGGGGTCGCGGCCATGCTGGCGCCGGTCGCGGCACGCAACGCCTACGTCGGCGGCGAATGGCACCTGACGACGTCGCAGCTTGGGCCCAACCTCTATATCGGGAACAACGCGGAATCGGACGGCACCTATCGGGCCCTGCGGTACGGCCGGGGAGATCCGCTCTTTGAACGGGACGACGCGACCGAACTGGCCGAAGCGGCGCTCGGCCGCAGTCTCACGCCGGGCGAGGTATCCGGCTATTGGGTCGGACGCGTGGTGGACGACGTGACGGCGGCGCCGGGGCGCTGGATCCGGCTCCTCGGCCGCAAGGCCGCCCTCACCGTGAACGCAGTCGAGGTAATCGACACCGAGAGCCAGTACGCCCATGCGGAATACTCGACGTCACTAGCCGCATTGGGCTGGCTGACGCACTTCGGCGTGCTCATTCCCCTGGCCGCGCTGGGCATGGCCGTCACCTGGCCGGCGCGGCGCCGGCTGCTGCCGCTCTACCTGATGGCGGTTTTCTACGCGGCCAGCGTCGTGGCGTTCTACGTTTTTGCGCGCTATCGCTTTCCCCTGGCGCCCTTCGCCATCCTGTTCGCGGTAGCCGGTGTGGACCAGGTGATCCAGGTCGCGCGGGGACGGACGACGATGCCGCGCGCGCCACTTGTCGCCGCCGCCGTCCTCGTCACCGCGGTCGCCGCCAACTGGCCGCTGCTCGCCACCGCCAGCATGCGCGCCACCAGCTACAACAACCTGGCGACGGCATACCGCGAACGAGGCGACCTGGCGACCGCCATCGATCTGTACCGGCGCGCGCTCTCGCTGGACCCGGCCTACGCCCAGGCGCACAGCAACCTCGGAAGCGCGCTCGCCGCCAGCGGTGATCCAGGCAGCGCCATCTCGCACTACGAAGAGGCGTTGGCCGGCGATGCGGGACGCGGAGACTTCCGCTTCAATTTCGGCAACGCGCTGCTCGCGCTCGGCCGGTACACGGAAGCCGAAGAGCAGTTTCGCCAGGCCCTCGCCTCCTGGCCGGAGGACGCCGAGGCGCTGAACAACCTCGGGATGGCGCTCGGCTCCATGGGCCGCATGACCGAGGCGGCTGACGCCTTTCGGGAGTCCGTCCGTCTCGACCCCGCCGGGGCGCTGGCGCACCGGAACCTGGCCGTCGCTCTCGAGGAACTGGGAGACGCGGCCGGCGCCCGACATCATCTGGCCGAGGCCGAACGGCTGGAAGGGGCTGGCGCCGGTACGCCGCAGCCGCGTTGA
- a CDS encoding DUF1801 domain-containing protein translates to MAELKTKKNKADVGAFLDAIENEKRRQDCRAVVDLMADATGEAPAMWGDSIIGFGSYHYQYATGREGDWMATGVSPRKQNLTVYIMTGFDRHDALMKRLGRYRTGRSCLYINKLEDVDLAVLRELVRESFAKVSKGQYGW, encoded by the coding sequence ATGGCCGAGCTCAAGACGAAGAAAAACAAGGCGGACGTCGGGGCCTTCCTCGACGCGATCGAGAACGAGAAGCGCCGTCAGGACTGCCGCGCCGTCGTCGACCTGATGGCCGATGCCACGGGCGAGGCGCCGGCGATGTGGGGCGACAGCATCATCGGCTTCGGCAGCTACCACTACCAGTACGCCACCGGCCGCGAGGGCGACTGGATGGCGACCGGGGTGTCGCCACGCAAGCAGAACCTCACCGTCTACATCATGACCGGCTTCGACCGGCACGACGCGCTGATGAAGAGGCTCGGCCGCTACAGGACCGGCAGGTCATGCCTCTACATCAACAAGCTGGAGGACGTGGACCTGGCGGTACTCCGGGAACTCGTTCGAGAGTCGTTCGCGAAGGTCTCGAAGGGGCAGTACGGCTGGTAG
- a CDS encoding nucleotidyl transferase, whose translation MSGPLDRERLVKLFDELSAELRFSRTRAQIYIVGGAAMSLAFDRERTTRDVDARIDAGHPRLVEAVRKVGRRHGLGDTWLNDEATTATPRAADGRAETVYQSRHLTVTGASAKHLLAMKLLAARGKDREDIAVLCKHLGLKRPEEALRIYRDLFPDEKIKNRAREFLDLAFRWRTPGHERDAGPSR comes from the coding sequence ATGAGTGGACCCCTTGACCGGGAGAGACTCGTCAAGCTGTTCGACGAACTGTCGGCCGAGTTGCGGTTCAGCCGGACACGCGCGCAGATCTACATCGTGGGCGGGGCCGCGATGAGCTTGGCGTTCGACCGGGAACGGACGACGAGAGACGTTGACGCCCGGATCGATGCGGGGCACCCCCGGCTGGTGGAAGCCGTGCGCAAGGTCGGCCGCCGGCACGGCTTGGGCGACACGTGGCTCAACGACGAGGCGACGACTGCAACCCCGCGGGCGGCGGATGGACGGGCGGAGACGGTGTACCAGTCTCGGCACCTGACGGTGACCGGCGCGTCGGCCAAGCACCTGTTGGCGATGAAGCTGCTGGCGGCGCGAGGCAAGGACCGGGAGGACATCGCTGTGCTGTGCAAGCACTTGGGACTGAAGCGTCCGGAGGAGGCGCTCCGGATCTACCGGGACCTGTTCCCGGACGAGAAGATCAAGAACCGGGCGCGCGAGTTTCTGGACTTGGCGTTCCGGTGGAGAACACCGGGACACGAACGGGACGCGGGACCGAGCCGGTGA
- a CDS encoding IS110 family transposase gives MRSVASSYASFTKRSISRRVGARSSSRRSCSGVNVSSTSSPRGRCPVIVRLLAPLCDALASDGFAEASQSRQNPTTAYRSPDDGLSGTRARVRAVDAPGGGWLATDHLHRASDVDTMTARQLSFSAAERQYRPRQASLARPVGPLQTRRCGLKLKWFVGVDWGTQKHQACVVDADGEVIGERAFEHGGEGLSAMADWLLSVTDSEAAAVGVAIKVPRGPVVESLMERGFAVHPINPKQLDRFRDRISPSGAKDDRQE, from the coding sequence ATGCGCTCGGTCGCCTCCTCGTACGCCTCGTTCACCAAGCGGTCAATCTCCCGGCGGGTAGGTGCCAGATCGTCCAGCCGGCGGAGCTGCTCTGGGGTGAACGTCTCCTCGACCAGCTCTCCCCGCGGGCGGTGTCCGGTCATCGTGCGCCTTCTCGCCCCGCTATGCGACGCGCTTGCCAGTGATGGTTTCGCGGAGGCCTCCCAGTCCAGGCAGAATCCCACAACGGCCTATCGAAGTCCAGACGATGGCCTGAGCGGGACACGCGCAAGGGTGCGGGCCGTCGACGCTCCCGGTGGTGGTTGGCTCGCCACGGACCACCTGCATCGAGCCTCCGACGTCGACACGATGACTGCACGGCAGTTGTCGTTCAGCGCCGCAGAGCGCCAGTACAGGCCCCGGCAGGCATCGTTGGCGCGCCCGGTCGGTCCACTACAGACAAGGAGGTGCGGGTTGAAGCTGAAGTGGTTCGTCGGTGTCGACTGGGGTACGCAGAAGCACCAGGCGTGCGTAGTTGACGCCGACGGAGAGGTGATCGGCGAGCGGGCGTTCGAGCATGGCGGCGAGGGGCTGTCGGCGATGGCGGACTGGCTGTTGTCGGTGACGGACAGCGAGGCGGCCGCGGTCGGCGTGGCGATAAAGGTGCCGCGCGGTCCGGTGGTCGAGAGCCTTATGGAGCGGGGCTTCGCGGTCCACCCGATCAACCCGAAGCAGCTCGACCGCTTCCGGGATCGCATCTCGCCGTCTGGCGCGAAGGACGACCGGCAAGAATAA